The following proteins are encoded in a genomic region of Sorangiineae bacterium MSr12523:
- a CDS encoding response regulator, with the protein MPKVLVVEDSASARAFVRAILEDAEFAAALGGCQVTEATSGFDAMRLLPRGPYDLIITDINMADINGLELIHFIRKSEHHRSTPLVIISTLAAQRDVDRGLALGANAYLPKPFTAEQLRATCVRLLSAPPRSSVPGVAVPGEVKR; encoded by the coding sequence ATGCCCAAAGTTCTCGTGGTGGAAGATTCGGCCTCGGCGCGGGCATTCGTGCGCGCCATTTTGGAAGACGCGGAGTTTGCGGCTGCGCTCGGCGGATGTCAGGTCACGGAAGCGACCAGCGGCTTCGACGCCATGCGGCTTTTGCCGCGCGGTCCTTACGACCTCATCATTACGGACATCAACATGGCCGACATCAACGGCCTGGAGCTGATCCACTTCATCCGCAAGTCCGAGCACCATCGCTCGACGCCCTTGGTCATCATCTCCACCCTGGCTGCCCAGCGGGATGTCGACCGGGGGCTGGCCCTCGGTGCCAACGCCTACCTGCCGAAGCCGTTCACGGCGGAGCAGCTCCGTGCCACGTGTGTGCGCCTTTTGAGCGCGCCGCCTAGGAGCAGTGTGCCAGGCGTGGCGGTGCCGGGCGAAGTGAAGCGCTGA
- a CDS encoding competence/damage-inducible protein A, whose amino-acid sequence MQPAKTAAVLIIGNELLSGKVEEANLPFLARTLRELGIQLRRVVMVLDDIETIAREVRELSASHDWLFTSGGVGPTHDDVTVDAVAKAFGVAAVTSPEMRTMLLEHYKERCTEGHLRMALIPEGATLETTEAIRWPTIRFKNTWLMPGVPEVFRMKIPVLVEKLGQEVPYISTAVYTKMEEGDLKPLLDDVVAAFPEVDVGSYPKWLDPSYKTKVTFDGRDRAQVFAARDRFLSTLPESEPQRVD is encoded by the coding sequence ATGCAGCCGGCGAAGACTGCGGCGGTCCTCATCATTGGCAACGAGCTCCTCTCGGGCAAAGTCGAGGAGGCCAACCTGCCCTTCCTGGCGCGCACGCTTCGCGAGTTGGGGATCCAATTGCGCCGTGTCGTCATGGTGCTCGACGACATCGAGACGATTGCGCGTGAGGTGCGCGAGCTATCGGCGTCGCACGACTGGCTTTTCACCTCCGGAGGGGTCGGACCGACGCACGATGACGTGACCGTCGATGCCGTGGCGAAAGCGTTCGGCGTCGCCGCGGTGACGAGCCCCGAAATGCGCACCATGCTGCTCGAGCACTACAAAGAGCGCTGCACCGAAGGTCATCTGCGCATGGCGCTCATTCCCGAAGGCGCCACGCTCGAGACGACGGAAGCCATCCGCTGGCCAACGATTCGCTTCAAGAACACCTGGCTCATGCCCGGCGTGCCGGAGGTCTTCCGCATGAAGATCCCCGTGCTCGTGGAGAAGCTCGGGCAAGAGGTGCCGTACATCTCGACCGCGGTCTACACCAAGATGGAAGAGGGCGACCTGAAGCCGCTGCTGGACGACGTCGTCGCCGCCTTTCCCGAGGTCGACGTGGGCTCGTACCCGAAGTGGCTCGACCCTTCGTACAAGACCAAGGTGACCTTCGACGGCCGCGATCGCGCCCAAGTCTTCGCCGCGCGCGACCGCTTTCTGTCGACCCTGCCCGAAAGCGAACCGCAGCGCGTCGACTAA
- a CDS encoding PDZ domain-containing protein → MPPDMGAARAGLLVDDEITAIDGKPAKGMSGDDLHQALSGQVGTRVRLQIVREGMTKEVVVERGPLVAPPPPPAR, encoded by the coding sequence GTGCCCCCGGACATGGGGGCGGCCAGGGCAGGGTTGCTGGTGGACGACGAGATCACGGCCATCGATGGGAAGCCGGCAAAGGGGATGAGTGGGGACGACTTGCATCAGGCATTGTCGGGCCAAGTCGGGACGCGGGTGCGGCTTCAGATTGTGCGCGAGGGGATGACGAAGGAGGTCGTGGTGGAGCGGGGGCCCTTGGTGGCACCTCCGCCACCGCCGGCGCGTTAG